In the Polyangiaceae bacterium genome, GAGCTCACTTCGTGCTCACCGACGTGTACAGCCAGCGCAGCACGGACGTCGGGTTCATCGCCACCCCTGGGCGGCCCTCGGTAGCGTGCTGGCTCGAACGAGTGGGCGCGCAACCCTCGCCCCCGGCGCCCCAGGTGTCGAAGGAGCCCGAGCCGCCCGAGCGTGACGAAGCTCCCGGCGAGAGTGCACCGACGAAACCCACGGAGCGGGCGCCATGAGTCGCGCTGGCTACTTCGCCGAATTTGGCGGTCGGTTCGTGGCCGAAACTCTGGTTCCGGCTCTAGAGGAGCTGGCCGACGCCACCGAGCGCATCGTTCCGTCCGCGGAGTTCCAGCGCGAGTGGCGCGAGTGGCTCGCCAGCTACGTGGGGCGCCCGACGCCCCTCAGCGAGGCGGCCCGTTTGGCCGCGCAGTTGGGAAGCAACCGAGTGCGTCGAGTCGTGCTCAAACGCGAAGACTTGTGTCACACCGGGGCGCACAAGATCAACAACGCCCTGGGCCAGGTGCTGCTCGCCAAGCGGCTGGGTAAGACGAGGATCATCGCCGAGACAGGCGCGGGCCAACATGGCGTTGCGACCGCAACCGCGTGCGCCGTGTTGGGGCTGCCCTGCGAGGTGTACATGGGCGCCGAGGACGTGGCGCGCCAGGCGCCCAACGTGTTGCGGATGAAAATGCTGGGGGCCACGGTGCTGCCCGTCCGCAGCGGTTCGCGCACGCTGAAAGATGCCATGAACGAGGCCCTGCGCGACTGGGTGACGAACGTGCGCACGACGCACTACTGCGTCGGTTCTGCTGCTGGACCCCACCCCTATCCGACTCTGGTTGCGGAGCTGCAGCGCGTGATCGGCGACGAAGCACGGGCGCAGTGGCAGGAGCTCTACGGCGGGCTGCCCGATGCCGTGGTCGCTTGCGTCGGTGGCGGATCGAACGCCATCGGGACGTTTCGCGCCTTCATCGACGACGAGGTGGCGCTCTACGGTGTCGAAGCTGCGGGAGAAGGCCTCACCACTGAACGCCACGCCGCGACCCTGAGCCGTGGCCGCGTTGGCGTGCTCCACGGGGCGCGTACCCTGGTGTTGATGGACGATGATGGCCAAGTGCTCGACGCTCATTCGGTCAGCGCAGGGCTGGACTATCCGGGTGTCGGGCCCGAACACGCGGCGCTCCAGGCCACGGGGCGCGCAACCTACCTGGCGGTGGACGATGCTGCCGCCATCGCTGCAGCACACGGCGTCGCTCGCACCGAAGGCATCCTGGTCGCCTTGGAGACGGCTCACGCCTTTGCGGCGCTCGATGCCATCGCAGCACGTGAGCGCGAGCGACTCGGTCGACCGGTCGATCTGTTGGTCACCTTGTCGGGACGTGGAGACAAGGATCTCGCGACCCTCAGCAAGGACCTGCCATGACGCTCGGTCGCCTGGAGCACTGCTTCGCAGCGTGTCGCCACCAGGGCCGGCCCGCACTGGTGATCTACCTCACCATCGGCGACCCCAGCGTCGAAGACAGCCTGGCTTGTGCGCGCGCAGCGCTGGACGCAGGTGCGGATATTCTCGAACTCGGAGTGCCGTTCTCGGATCCCACGGCGGATGGCCCGACCATTGCCGCAGCGAGCCGGCGGGCGATCGCTGGCGGTGGCAGCCTGCGAGCGGCGCTATCGGTCGCGGAGCGACTGCGCGCCGAGACGAAAGCGCCCTTGGTGCTGTTCACCTACATGAATCCGGTGATGGCCTTCGGTGAAGCGCGATTGCCTGCGGCGGCCGCGGCCGCGGGCCTCGATGCGCTGCTCCTGGTCGACCTTCCGCCCGAGGAAGGCGAAGCGCTGCGCAGCGCCGCCCGGGCAGCGGATGTTGGCCTGGTGCCGCTGATCGCGCCGACTAGTTCGCCCGCGCGCGCCGGGCTTCTGCTCGGCGCCGCGCGCGGATTCGCCTACTACGTCTCCCTCACCGGCGTCACGGGCACTGCGGACGCTCCGCTTGCCACCGCGGCAACCGCGGCCAAGGAACTGGCTGCGCGACACGGCCTGCCCGTCGTGGTCGGATTTGGGGTCGACAGTGCGGAAAAAGCCGCGCAGCTCGCCGCAGCCGGCGTGGACGGTGTGGTGGTGGGCAGCGCCGTGGTGCGCGCGATCGCAGCGGCAAACAGTCGTGAGACCCGTGTCAGCGCCACCCACGAGCTCGTCGCAGGCTTGCGGGCGGCGCTGGGCTAGCGCCGCAGCTGAGGGCGCGCGTTCAGCACCAACGCACGCGCACGCGGTACTTGATCTGCGTCTTGCCGCGCGCGGGCACCTTCACGTCGAAGGTGAAGGTGAAGGCGTCCTTCTTCTTGTGAGGATGGGTCGAACTGAGCACGGTCCAGTCGCCGCCAATGGGCTCATAGATCTCGACTTGCTCGGCGCTATCCTTGTGATTGCGCAGTTCGATCTCCCATTCGCTCTCGGTCGTGCAGGAACCGAAGCTCTTCCAAGACATCTGCTTGCGGTCGCCAACGACGTCGAAGGCTTCCCCCATCTTGATGCGCACGCGCTCGTCGCGGGGCGTGTGGTCGATGTGATCCTCGCCGATGAATTGCTTGGAGCCGCTCTTGTCGGCCTTGTACACGCGCACCACACCCTGGGGCAAAGGCATGCCGAGGCCGTTTTGCTTGCTGTTCTGCAGGTCCAAGTAGACGCCGACCTTCTGGTTCTTCTGAACCTCGCCGTAGCGGCTGCGGTACCAGTACTGTTGCCCGTAGTAGATGAGCTTCTTGTTGACCTTTGCGCCCGGCGCTTCCAGCAACGTGACCTGCTTCTGCTCGTTCTCCAGCACGTCCGCGGGACGGTTCAGGGTGTACAGGTGGTACTCGAAGAAGCTCTCTTCGCTGAAACCGTCCTTTGCGCCGCTCGCCTCCGCCGCCATGCTGCGTTTCGAATAGCTCGTCGTGTCGGCCACACGTTGCACGTCTCCCGCCACGAGCTTCAGGCGCGCGTTCTCGTAGCTGGCTCCGGAGGTGTTGTTCAACGTCACCCATCCAGTCAGATCGCCCAGCGTATCCTTGTCGTTGATGACGAACACGTAGTCGGCCTTCCAGGTGATGCCGCGCGTGAGGTAGGTGACCTCTACCTGCGGCTTCGCGCGCTTGCTGTCCAGGCGCCACACCAAGGTCGGTTTCGACATCAGGTTGTCTGGTACGCCTGGGAAGCTCACGCGGCCCGGGAATCCGTAGGTCACCTGGTCGCCGATCTTGTACACCGGGCCTTCCGCCACCGAGAGCAACTCCGCATCGAAGGTTTCCTCCTTGCCTAGTCGCTCGTTGTAGCGATGGAGTTTCACCTTGCGACCCACGTGCTTCTCCAACAGCTTCTGGGGAGTGAGCAGATCGAAGCGGTAGTTCTGCTCGAGCACGCTGAGGCCGCCCCCTGCAGCCTTGATCGACACGGTTTCGGGTTGGATCTGAGAGGCCACGTCCTTGAACGCGAGGTCCACCTGGCCCGTGCCGAGATTCAGGTCGCGCACCTCGCGCACCAAGCCGAAGTTTTGATTGTAGACCGTGATGCTGACGTCCTTGCGGTCGGCGGAACTCGAACTCTTCTTG is a window encoding:
- the trpB gene encoding tryptophan synthase subunit beta, translated to MSRAGYFAEFGGRFVAETLVPALEELADATERIVPSAEFQREWREWLASYVGRPTPLSEAARLAAQLGSNRVRRVVLKREDLCHTGAHKINNALGQVLLAKRLGKTRIIAETGAGQHGVATATACAVLGLPCEVYMGAEDVARQAPNVLRMKMLGATVLPVRSGSRTLKDAMNEALRDWVTNVRTTHYCVGSAAGPHPYPTLVAELQRVIGDEARAQWQELYGGLPDAVVACVGGGSNAIGTFRAFIDDEVALYGVEAAGEGLTTERHAATLSRGRVGVLHGARTLVLMDDDGQVLDAHSVSAGLDYPGVGPEHAALQATGRATYLAVDDAAAIAAAHGVARTEGILVALETAHAFAALDAIAARERERLGRPVDLLVTLSGRGDKDLATLSKDLP
- the trpA gene encoding tryptophan synthase subunit alpha, yielding MTLGRLEHCFAACRHQGRPALVIYLTIGDPSVEDSLACARAALDAGADILELGVPFSDPTADGPTIAAASRRAIAGGGSLRAALSVAERLRAETKAPLVLFTYMNPVMAFGEARLPAAAAAAGLDALLLVDLPPEEGEALRSAARAADVGLVPLIAPTSSPARAGLLLGAARGFAYYVSLTGVTGTADAPLATAATAAKELAARHGLPVVVGFGVDSAEKAAQLAAAGVDGVVVGSAVVRAIAAANSRETRVSATHELVAGLRAALG
- a CDS encoding DUF4139 domain-containing protein, with protein sequence MKKTIAALSLVAGIAPGALSAAPAKKSSSSADRKDVSITVYNQNFGLVREVRDLNLGTGQVDLAFKDVASQIQPETVSIKAAGGGLSVLEQNYRFDLLTPQKLLEKHVGRKVKLHRYNERLGKEETFDAELLSVAEGPVYKIGDQVTYGFPGRVSFPGVPDNLMSKPTLVWRLDSKRAKPQVEVTYLTRGITWKADYVFVINDKDTLGDLTGWVTLNNTSGASYENARLKLVAGDVQRVADTTSYSKRSMAAEASGAKDGFSEESFFEYHLYTLNRPADVLENEQKQVTLLEAPGAKVNKKLIYYGQQYWYRSRYGEVQKNQKVGVYLDLQNSKQNGLGMPLPQGVVRVYKADKSGSKQFIGEDHIDHTPRDERVRIKMGEAFDVVGDRKQMSWKSFGSCTTESEWEIELRNHKDSAEQVEIYEPIGGDWTVLSSTHPHKKKDAFTFTFDVKVPARGKTQIKYRVRVRWC